A region of Ictalurus furcatus strain D&B chromosome 1, Billie_1.0, whole genome shotgun sequence DNA encodes the following proteins:
- the ralaa gene encoding ras-related protein Ral-A isoform X1, which translates to MAAAKPKGQNSLALHKVIMVGSGGVGKSALTLQFMYDEFVEDYEPTKADSYRKKVVLDGEEVQIDILDTAGQEDYAAIRDNYFRSGEGFLCVFSITELESFAATADFREQILRVKEDENVPFLLVGNKSDLEDRRQVSADEAKGRAEQWGVCYVETSAKTRANVDKVFFDLMREIRARKMEDSKEKNGKKKRKSLAKRIRERCCIL; encoded by the exons ATGGCGGCCGCCAAGCCAAAAGGGCAGAACTCTCTGGCCCTGCATAAAGTGATTATGGTCGGCAGTGGAGGTGTGGGCAAGTCAGCTCTCACCTTGCAATTTATGTACGACGAG TTTGTGGAGGACTATGAGCCTACGAAAGCTGACAGCTACAGGAAGAAGGTAGTCCTGGATGGAGAGGAGGTTCAGATCGACATTCTGGACACAGCTGGCCAAGAAGACTATGCGGCCATCAGAGACAACTACTTCCGCAGTGGagagggtttcctctgtgtcTTCTCCATCACCGAGCTGGAATCATTTGCTGCAACTGCTGACTTCAG AGAGCAGATCCTGCGTGTGAAAGAGGACGAGAACGTGCCCTTCCTTCTGGTGGGGAACAAATCGGACCTGGAGGACAGGAGACAGGTGAGCGCAGACGAGGCCAAGGGTAGAGCTGAGCAGTGGGGCGTGTGCTACGTGGAAACATCCGCCAAAACCCGCGCCAACGTGGACAAG GTGTTCTTTGACTTGATGAGAGAAATCCGTGCCAGGAAGATGGAAGACAGCAAGGAGAAGAAcgggaagaagaagaggaaaagtcTGGCCAAGCGAATTCGAGAGAGATGTTGCATTTTATAG
- the ralaa gene encoding ras-related protein Ral-A isoform X2 — translation MAAAKPKGQNSLALHKVIMVGSGGVGKSALTLQFMYDEFVEDYEPTKADSYRKKVVLDGEEVQIDILDTAGQEDYAAIRDNYFRSGEGFLCVFSITELESFAATADFREQILRVKEDENVPFLLVGNKSDLEDRRQVSADEAKGRAEQWGVCYVETSAKTRANVDKSYLFRCSLT, via the exons ATGGCGGCCGCCAAGCCAAAAGGGCAGAACTCTCTGGCCCTGCATAAAGTGATTATGGTCGGCAGTGGAGGTGTGGGCAAGTCAGCTCTCACCTTGCAATTTATGTACGACGAG TTTGTGGAGGACTATGAGCCTACGAAAGCTGACAGCTACAGGAAGAAGGTAGTCCTGGATGGAGAGGAGGTTCAGATCGACATTCTGGACACAGCTGGCCAAGAAGACTATGCGGCCATCAGAGACAACTACTTCCGCAGTGGagagggtttcctctgtgtcTTCTCCATCACCGAGCTGGAATCATTTGCTGCAACTGCTGACTTCAG AGAGCAGATCCTGCGTGTGAAAGAGGACGAGAACGTGCCCTTCCTTCTGGTGGGGAACAAATCGGACCTGGAGGACAGGAGACAGGTGAGCGCAGACGAGGCCAAGGGTAGAGCTGAGCAGTGGGGCGTGTGCTACGTGGAAACATCCGCCAAAACCCGCGCCAACGTGGACAAG TCTTACCTTTTCAGGTGTTCTTTGACTTGA
- the cdk13 gene encoding cyclin-dependent kinase 13 — translation MPNPDISHDGRGRSPSAQRNRRHERRSKAPGSAGASVNAVRRERHRDGKRRSSASRRKRRKHGREREARRSPEKPDGFDRDVHGLAVEYDDVSSQSERFSGSPSPRAEQWAELAELRDGDVTLGRRPRREPDSSASRQDRDLKIKDQKPSREKDALSKTRERTRNHDSNGKKSSADNKREAKRPKSRTKSDKEPPSAYRDTPQAYRDELRAYRRSPGFNKAESPYSSYPYGYQSPSYNQFSSYGSKRPSPSSTYYSRDAEQYSGYSASKSPSKRKRSPGSPYAWRRSPSPYEAWEHTSSPYSRKRSRSPYRKSVSPSPEQRRPGKSRSRSPYTSSRRSRSRSRHRHSRSRSRPSSLSPSTLTFKSSLAAELSKQKKAKAAEAARAKSSSNASTPTKGSSSSSTAPQPSPITVTNHTVKKTRPPSPPPASEKGPRSPAPSQPQSPVDKTTKSSSEVPLSGRVKEVKRKGQAAQGKEKEKEKVIAPVSSLSSLPLPILIDHVDGTDSLKNSTLSGKKKPEKKTRHLLSDLPLPPELPGGTLGSPQSPAEEKKAATLRRRPKICGPRFGEIKETEIDWGKRCVDKFEIIGITGEGTYGQVYKAKDKDTAEMVALKKVRLDNEKEGFPITAIREIKILRQLNHKSIINMKEIVTDKEDALDFKNDKGAFYLVFEYMDHDLMGLLESGLVHFNESHIKSFMRQLLEGLDYCHKKNFLHRDIKCSNILLNNKGQIKLADFGLARLYNSEESRPYTNKVITLWYRPPELLLGEERYTPAIDVWSCGCILGELFTKKPIFQANQELAQLELISRICGSPCPAVWPDVIKLPYFNTMKPKKQYRRRLREEFAFIPLTALDLFDHMLALDPSKRCTAEQALSSDFLRDVDPAKMPPPDLPLWQDCHELWSKKRRRQKQMPEELTAPKAPRKELGLDDSRSNTPQGFPSAGGHKGPGATAAAMLDPKGPNAQLTQEQLAVLLNLLQSKSTPTGSAQLSQAMGFKINSETLQHLAKALLPGAAEPERPPEPLAASQSQPKAPKPPQPVAAVSGAPRTPPLPKPPSPPTPQQQGKLDGDVSATATQTAVTMLLAQFLKVQQSAEALGTEGADAAVSTAAGATAAPLLPTEIKPPPEPSPVSPATEGSGSSSRAPEPLSILPPDQRPPEPPEPPPCADLDYRQAPESQPLLSSSCSTSAVLGEAARPPEPDYPPPPPPARSHLPPPPFPPTGFGESYLSHMMGGGIPPHAHAHNTSSAPVPFPHGAAPGGSASGVSVGASGSMVFSGDKDHRFEYNHSPIPVEGTSHPSSIHLYNPAIGQKDAGAPPPSIPPPPPGQVWGSPSQSGAPPLPLGYVPHLNTAALRGRGLPY, via the exons ATGCCTAATCCGGATATTTCTCACGACGGTCGGGGCCGGAGCCCCTCGGCACAAAGGAACCGCAGACATGAGAGGCGGAGTAAAGCTCCCGGGAGCGCCGGTGCTAGCGTTAACGCCGTGCGGCGAGAGAGGCACCGGGACGGGAAGCGGCGCTCGTCGGCGTCGCGGCGCAAGAGACGCAAGCACGGCAGGGAGCGGGAGGCGCGGCGCTCGCCCGAGAAACCGGACGGCTTCGACAGGGACGTGCACGGTCTGGCGGTGGAGTACGACGACGTGAGCTCGCAGTCGGAGCGGTTCTCGGGCAGTCCGTCACCCAGAGCGGAGCAGTGGGCCGAGCTAGCCGAGCTCCGAGACGGCGATGTGACGCTGGGAAGGAGACCGCGCAGAGAGCCCGACTCCTCGGCAAGCCGACAGGACCGGGACCTGAAGATCAAAGATCAGAAACCCAGTCGTGAGAAGGACGCGCTGTCCAAGACGCGGGAGCGGACGAGAAACCACGACAGCAACGGCAAGAAGTCAAGCGCGGACAACAAACGCGAGGCCAAGCGGCCCAAAAGCAGAACCAAGTCGGACAAGGAGCCTCCGTCTGCGTACCGGGACACGCCGCAAGCCTACCGGGACGAGCTGCGGGCCTACCGAAGAAGCCCTGGCTTTAATAAAGCCGAGAGCCCGTACTCCTCGTACCCGTACGGCTACCAGTCTCCCAGCTACAACCAGTTTTCCAGCTACGGGAGTAAAAGGCCCTCTCCGAGCTCCACCTACTACAGCCGAGACGCGGAGCAGTACAGCGGCTACAGCGCATCCAAGTCACCGAGTAAACGGAAGCGCTCCCCGGGAAGCCCGTACGCGTGGCGCCGCTCCCCGAGTCCGTACGAAGCGTGGGAGCACACCTCCAGCCCGTACAGCCGAAAACGCTCCCGGAGCCCGTACAGGAAATCAGTCAGCCCCAGTCCAGAGCAGAG GCGTCCAGGGAAATCACGCTCGCGCAGCCCGTACACGTCATCGCGCCGCTCGCGCTCTCGTAGCCGTCACCGTCACTCACGATCTCGCTCACGGCCCTCCAGCCTCTCACCCAGCACCCTCACGTTCAAGAGCAGCCTGGCCGCCGAGCTCAGCAAGCAAAAGAAGGCCAAGGCCGCCGAGGCCGCACGTGCCAAGAGCTCCAGCAACGCTTCAACCCCAACCAAGGGCTCGTCTTCCTCTTCTACCGCACCCCAGCCCAGCCCCATCACCGTCACCAATCACACAGTGAAGAAAACACGGCCCCCGTCTCCTCCTCCAGCATCTGAGAAAGGCCCCAGAAGCCCGGCGCCGAGCCAGCCGCAGTCCCCCGTCGACAAGACCACCAAGAGCAGCTCAGAGGTGCCTCTGTCGGGCAGGGTGAAGGAGGTGAAGAGGAAAGGACAAGCTGCTCAagggaaggagaaggagaaggagaaagtaATTGCTCCGGTGTCCTCACTGTCCTCTCTGCCACTACCCATCCTCATAGACCACGTCGATGGAACTGATAG CTTGAAGAACTCTACACTCTCAGGGAAGAAGAAACCAGAAAAGAAAACCCGCCACCTCCTGTCTGACCTCCCGCTCCCTCCCGAACTCCCCGGCGGTACGCTCGGCTCACCTCAAAGCCCAGCAGAGGAGAAAAAGGCCGCCACGTTAAGAAGGAGACCAAA aatatGTGGCCCACGCTTTGGAGAGATTAAGGAGACTGAGATAGATTGGGGAAAGCGATGCGTGGACAAGTTTGAAATCATTGGGATCACTGGAGAAGGTACCTATGGACAAGTGTACAAAGCCAAGGATAAAGACACAG CTGAGATGGTGGCTCTGAAGAAAGTGCGATTAGACAATGAGAAAGAGGGCTTTCCCATCACAGCTATCAGGGAGATCAAGATCCTACGGCAgctcaaccacaagagcatcaTCAATATGAAGGAGATCGTCACGGATAAAGAGGACGCTCTGGACTTCAAGAACGATAAAG GGGCATTCTACTTGGTGTTTGAGTATATGGACCATGACTTGATGGGGCTTTTGGAGTCTGGCCTAGTCCATTTCAACGAGAGCCACATCAAATCCTTCATGCGGCAGTTACTGGAGGGTCTGGACTACTGCCACAAGAAGAACTTTCTGCACCGAGACATAAAGTGCTCCAACATTCTGCTCAATAACAA GGGCCAGATAAAGCTGGCGGATTTTGGATTGGCTCGACTTTACAACTCCGAGGAAAG CCGGCCCTACACCAATAAGGTGATCACTCTGTGGTACCGTCCGCCTGAGCTTCTGCTCGGGGAAGAGCGGTACACGCCTGCCATTGATGTGTGGAGCTGCGG GTGCATTCTGGGTGAGCTCTTCACCAAGAAACCTATTTTCCAAGCCAACCAAGAGCTGGCGCAGTTAGAGCTAATTAG TCGTATCTGTGGCAGTCCCTGTCCTGCTGTGTGGCCCGACGTCATCAAACTGCCATACTTCAACACCATGAAACCAAAGAAACAGTACAGACGCAGGCTCCGCGAAGAGTTTGCTTT TATTCCTCTGACGGCCCTGGACCTGTTTGATCACATGCTGGCTCTGGACCCCAGTAAGCGCTGTACTGCAGAACAGGCTCTCAGCAGCGACTTCCTCAGAGACGTGGACCCGGCTAAGATGCCCCCACCAGA TCTCCCTCTATGGCAGGATTGTCACGAGCTGTGGAGTAAAAAACGGCGGCGGCAGAAGCAGATGCCGGAAGAGCTAACCGCTCCGAAAGCTCCACGGAAAGAGCTGGGATTGGACGACAGCCGCAGTAACACGCCTCAGGGTTTCCCTTCTGCTGGAGGGCACAAAGGGCCCGGTGCCACCGCCGCTGCCATGCTGG ACCCCAAAGGTCCTAACGCTCAGCTGACCCAGGAGCAGCTGGCTGTGCTTCTGAACTTGCTCCAGTCTAAAAGCACCCCAACGGGTTCTGCGCAGCTCTCCCAGGCCATGGGCTTTAAGATAAACTCTGAAACACTGCAGCACCTTGCTAAGGCTCTTCTCCCAGGAGCAGCAGAGCCCGAGAGGCCACCGGAGCCCCTTGCCGCTTCCCAGTCCCAGCCCAAGGCGCCTAAACCCCCACAACCTGTCGCAGCAGTGAGCGGGGCCCCCAGAACTCCACCCCTGCCCAAGCCTCCATCACCCCCTACTCCGCAGCAGCAGGGCAAACTCGACGGAGATGTCTCTGCCACAGCTACGCAAACAGCCGTCACTATGCTGCTCGCTCAGTTTCTCAAGGTCCAGCAGAGCGCAGAAGCACTCGGGACGGAGGGAGCGGATGCAGCCGTATCTACAGCGGCAGGGGCGACCGCCGCACCTCTTCTGCCGACAGAAATAAAACCGCCACCAGAGCCGAGCCCCGTTTCACCAG CGACCGAGGGGAGCGGATCATCCTCCAGAGCTCCCGAGCCGCTCTCCATCCTGCCTCCTGATCAGAGGCCCCCAGAGCCCCCAGAACCCCCTCCATGTGCAGACCTAGACTACCGGCAGGCCCCTGAGAGCCagcctctcctctcctcttcctgttCCACCTCTGCAGTACTAGGAGAAGCAGCACGGCCACCCGAGCCTGattatcctcctcctcctcctccagcaaGAAGCCACTTGCCCCCTCCACCCTTTCCCCCTACAGGCTTCGGAGAAAGCTACCTCAGCCACATGATGGGAGGAGGAATACCCCCTCATGCACATGCTCATAACACATCCTCTGCCCCAGTGCCCTTCCCTCATGGAGCAGCACCAGGTGGCAGTGCTAGTGGAGTTTCTGTAGGAGCCAGTGGCAGCATGGTGTTTAGCGGAGACAAGGACCATCGCTTTGAGTACAATCACAGTCCCATACCTGTGGAGGGCACCTCCCACCCCTCTAGCATCCATCTCTACAACCCTGCTATAGGCCAGAAGGACGCAGGAGCACCGCCTCCATCTattccacctcctccaccaggACAAGTGTGGGGTTCCCCATCCCAGTCCGGGGCTCCACCCCTTCCTCTTGGGTACGTTCCCCATTTGAACACTGCAGCACTAAGGGGTAGGGGACTCCCATATTGA